A window of the Hordeum vulgare subsp. vulgare chromosome 5H, MorexV3_pseudomolecules_assembly, whole genome shotgun sequence genome harbors these coding sequences:
- the LOC123452431 gene encoding uncharacterized protein LOC123452431, with amino-acid sequence MSSDGELRDLLVQESTTAIVSGVDPSLPTARSAHFLLPRAGGAGLPALPSPPRNAGPVLADELPVEWTGWPSCSDLWRRWVAKLRPRHERLWRKLGILDGVLATIGRVRRDEALLFQLAGFWSGETNTFVFPWGEATVTLEDMSVLGGLPLLGKPMWSRLSDELRGDVDALKAARIALNRSKSKKAKCALWVKRFIEGPTTEAADAGAASDGDGRAEAEAAALLEHGAFLAMWLSRYVLPAQPFDVVREDVLPLAARLARGRCSALAPAVLAHIYNDLSALSHHLNSGKSHQPLVAGAPLHILQLWVWERFPELRPAINSHGGDPGMPRAAKWHDIRKPLDPGYIHAVFMSPEEFIWRPHGGTSFALPQEPQGTCGRWVHCHEVATSKELQSFAQCLRPCELVGMQCFEQYCPHRVARQLGFDQDVPGTVARANSSRKMAWATYKMRPENASFSVPQRDPGMTVEYARWWTLYSSACDVAVADAARMKQLNAAVSPRKRKADDGLSLSPRKRKADGGQRQDTETHVLEDGETKQISETVKDLVPRWAGKGRRRVIPRRVAEKALSDSEPVLVSSVDKPLSLCGPVTNNDHFEEQASGSVILHDEKILSSEHGEVEGAESATSNKCIAPAIGVDVYSNLPDIPAISDNESDDISGQESEASAIYMELPKLTIETSNSDQPDEEEHVVTIRIDEQDCSESKDIMVQINCDYELPTVPSDGTLRQVPVKVAHVIHVQTNVNVLEGCIDEVQTRNVMQESDQGAKVDRENPTAFKGNNDASSNGLVYGNTELVKRAICTKTLCYLRPSMRVKDAQHRDSRATNAGQVIFQPGWEVGTMEMIREASEAREAENVELETMIDRVKKQIVALKVQIRDRRTHEI; translated from the exons ATGTCCAGCGACGGCGAGCTCCGCGACCTCCTCGTCCAGGAATCCACCACCGCGATCGTCTCCGGCGTCGACCCGTCGCTCCCCACCGCCCGATCGGCCCACTTCCTCCTCCCCCGCGCGGGGGGCGCTGGCCTCCCCGCTCTGCCATCCCCGCCACGCAATGCCGGCCCTGTTCTTGCCGACGAGCTCCCGGTGGAGTGGACGGGCTGGCCCAGCTGCTCCGACCTGTGGAGGCGGTGGGTGGCCAAGCTTCGCCCCCGGCACGAGCGCCTGTGGCGGAAACTTGGGATCTTGGACGGCGTCCTCGCGACCATAGGCCGGGTGCGGCGGGATGAGGCCCTGCTGTTCCAGCTTGCGGGTTTTTGGTCCGGCGAGACCAACACGTTCGTCTTCCCGTGGGGTGAGGCGACGGTGACGCTGGAGGACATGTCTGTGCTCGGTGGTCTGCCCCTGCTGGGCAAGCCGATGTGGTCGCGGCTGTCGGACgagctccgtggggatgtggacgCGCTCAAAGCCGCCCGGATAGCGCTGAACCGGAGCAAGAGCAAGAAAGCCAAGTGTGCCCTGTGGGTTAAGCGATTCATCGAGGGGCCGACGACGGAGGCGGCCGATGCCGGCGCCGCTAGCGACGGCGACGGCAGAGCAGAGGCCGAGGCGGCCGCGTTGCTCGAGCACGGGGCGTTTCTGGCCATGTGGTTGAGCAGGTACGTGCTTCCGGCGCAGCCATTCGACGTGGTCAGAGAGGACGTGCTGCCCCTCGCCGCCCGACTGGCACGCGGCAGGTGCTCGGCCCTCGCACCCGCCGTTCTTGCCCACATCTACAATGACCTCTCCGCCCTCAGCCACCACTTAAACTCTGGCAAAAGCCATCAGCCGTTGGTGGCGGGTGCGCCACTGCACATCCTCCAGCTATGGGTCTGGGAGCGGTTCCCGGAGCTTCGCCCTGCGATCAACTCCCACGGTGGTGATCCCGGCATGCCGAGGGCTGCCAAGTGGCACGATATCAGAAAGCCGCTTGATCCTGGGTACATCCACGCCGTGTTCATGTCCCCGGAGGAGTTCATATGGAGGCCTCATGGAGGCACTAGCTTTGCTCTGCCACAAGAGCCGCAAGGCACATGTGGCCGCTGGGTGCACTGCCATGAGGTAGCAACAAGCAAGGAATTGCAATCCTTTGCGCAATGCCTGCGACCTTGCGAGCTTGTTGGCATGCAATGCTTCGAGCAGTACTGTCCGCACCGCGTCGCGAGGCAGCTCGGCTTTGATCAGGACGTGCCCGGGACCGTCGCCCGTGCCAACTCAAGCCGAAAGATGGCGTGGGCGACATACAAGATGCGCCCTGAAAACGCTTCGTTCTCTGTTCCGCAACGTGATCCGGGCATGACGGTGGAGTACGCACGATGGTGGACGCTTTACTCGTCGGCGTGTGATGTTGCCGTTGCTGATGCTGCAAGGATGAAACAACTTAATGCTGCAGTTAGTCCAAGAAAgaggaaagctgatgatggtctcAGTCTCAGTCCAAGAAAGAGGAAAGCTGATGGTGGTCAAAGGCAGGATACCGAGACGCATGTTTTGGAAGATGGCGAGACAAAGCAAATTTCAGAAACCGTGAAGGATTTGGTGCCAAGATGGGCAGGAAAAGGTAGACGTAGGGTGATTCCACGCAGAGTTGCTGAGAAAGCTTTGTCTGATTCAGAGCCAGTTTTGGTGAGTTCAGTTGATAAACCACTGTCACTGTGTGGGCCGGTCACCAACAATGATCATTTTGAAGAGCAAGCATCAGGCTCTGTTATTCTGCATGATGAGAAGATTCTCAGTTCAGAACATGGTGAAGTCGAGGGTGCAGAGAGCGCTACAAGCAACAAATGCATTGCACCTGCAATTGGAGTGGACGTGTATTCAAATCTTCCAGATATCCCGGCGATCAGTGATAATGAGTCGGATGACATATCCGGACAGGAAAGCGAGGCGAGTGCAATTTATATGGAATTGCCCAAGTTGACGATTGAAACATCCAACTCAGACCAGCCAGATGAAGAAGAACATGTAGTCACCATAAGAATAGATGAGCAGGACTGCAGTGAGTCCAAGGATATCATGGTGCAAATAAATTGTGATTATGAGCTTCCTACTGTCCCAAGTGATGGCACCCTCAGACAAGTACCAGTTAAAGTAGCTCATGTCATTCATGTTCAAACTAATGTTAATGTCTTAGaaggatgcattgatgaagtgcagACACGCAATGTAATGCAAGAGAGTGATCAGGGAGCGAAGGTGGACAGAGAAAACCCAACTGCTTTCAAAG GAAACAATGATGCATCTTCTAATGGTCTAGTATATGGAAATACTGAACTGGTCAAGAGAGCAATTTGTACTAAAACACTCTGCTATCTTAGACCATCCATGCGGGTGAAAGATGCTCAGCACAGAGATTCAAGAGCCACCAATGCAGGTCAAGTAATTTTCCAACCAGGATGGGAAGTCGGAACAATGGAAATGATTAGAGAGGCGTCTGAAGCTCGAGAAGCAGAAAATGTTGAGCTGGAAACAATGATTGACCGTGTTAAGAAACAAATTGTGGCGCTGAAGGTGCAGATTAGGGACAGGAGAACCCATGAAATTTGA